GGAGgtggagggcagcagcaggtgtgaatggccagcccagcagcacggaGGGGAAGCCCAGAACCCAAAGCTGACCCCAAGCTCAGGGCAGCGGGAGCCTCCCTAGCAGCTCACTGTGAGCATCCCTCCCCCTTATGAATACTTGGTGTTTAAACCATGTTTTACAGCTGCTCTTTGCAACCAGTACATTGATCCATCTTCATTTCCCCCCTCTGAGCGCAGGGCAGCCTGGCTCCCTTTCCTGGAGGGAGAAGCTGAGGCAGGACCATAAGCAGAGGGGTGAAGGCCACGTACTTTGGTGGCAGCAAAGAAAGCCACACTgtaagtgctgctgctgccccatggGGAAACCACACCATGCTTGGGGCTCTGAACAACCAGAGCAGCCCCCACTGCCCCCAAGCTGCTGCAGGAACCTCCTGTATATACAAAGCAAACCATCCGGCTGCTCTGGAGGCCCCGCAGTAATGGAAACAGTAGCTTTAGATTTGCCTTTGTAAATTCGTTAGTGTGTTAATGGAAGTCCCAAGCTACCAGGAGGCGGCTGCAAAACCTTACAGCACCTTGCCCTGTGTACCGTACATTGGAGTCGTGTAGAAAAGAGTTTCCAgtagaagaaatggaagacatggggaaaggttttctttgtttttatacaaAGAGTCTCGCTTGGAATCCATGGCTTCATTCTCATAAATAAGAGGTCCTCAGTACATGTCCTTGTAGATCTCCTGCAGAAGCGGGTGCAGGGAGGTCTCTGTCTCCGTCTTCTTGATCTTCTGCACCAGCTGGGCGTGCTCTGTCACCAGCTGCCGCAGGTCGGccatcttctgcagcagcttggGGAAGAGGTACTGGGCGTCCGGGTGGTTGGACTGCAGGTGGAACTCCAGCGCTCGGAGGATGTTGTCTTGGATCTCCTCCACCTGCTTCACGTTCATCAGGCCGGGTCGGTCTGTGGGGAGGAAGCGTGGTGGTTGGGGTTATGGTGCAGCCCACGCTGCCCATGGAGGTATGGAGCCGGGGAATGGAACCCACCCACAGTGATTCCAATCTGGTTAACCAGGTAAAGGGGAAAATGCATGCCCTCAGACTGCATGTCTGACAGCAGAGATGGTACTCGGTCCAATCTTTGGGATCAGAACCGTTCAGTTCTTCTCTCATCCCCCTAAGTCTTGCAACCCACGGCATGGGGGTTAATTAGACAAAACttaaagatctcttccaacataaaccattctatgataccaTGATAAAACACCTGTGGCTGATTTCTACCAGCAAAGGCCCTGCTGAAGCACTGGGTCAGCTGCAGCCCgtcccctcccatccccacagccctgggggatgctgcATCTGCTCACCTCCGCACAGGATAATGGCAGCCACAAACAGAGACAGGTCGCTGTCATCCAGCTCCAGTGCATTGAATTTCACAGCAAACTCAAACTTGGGCTCCATGATCTCGTTGAAGGGTTTGCGCAAGCTACGCAGGAACTCGCGGGTCACAAAGCCGTTCCCATTGGCCACCAGCAGCCCATCCTTGTTCATGATAGAGGCCAGCATGGCAAAGATGGCCTCGTGCACCCCGTACTTCAGCAGAGTCACTTGGTCATTCAAGTAGAGGCCTATGAAGCTGGGGATGCTCTTGGCGAACTCGGTGAGCTCCCGCACAGTTTCAACACTGGTGCACTGGCAGCGGTAGAAGACGTGCACCCCGATCTCCTTGTATGGGGGGATCCCGTTCACCAGCTGTTTCCAGACCAGCCCCTTTTCTGCTTGCCACAGGGTGTCCATGTCATGGATCACAAAAGGCTgcttgaaaaagaagagagccATCAGGAACCTGCTGCACTCAAGCTCTGCCCAGGACATTCGCCTTTGCCTGCCCTTGCTCTTTCCTGCTGAGGGAGCCCTGGAAAATGGCACCTACACACAAGTACAAGTCTGAGAAGAGGTGGGAATTTCCCCAGCAAGTGGCAAGTCATGTAAAGAGCAACAGCTGGGAACTGCTGCATGTGCAATAGTTACAGCAGGAGGAAGACGAGCCCAGAGAACAGCCCCCTAAacaggctgcagccagccctgcgTGCCACAGGAGGGAACTTACTGGGGTGCTGCTGGCCTTCCCGGTCAAGATACCTCTCGCTTTCTTTTTGGTCATGTTGAAGTTCTTCAGGTAGGCGTTGTAGATGTGCTTGGAGAAAGCTTTCAGATCAGCCACCTGTGGGTTCTGGCAGCTGATCTCGTTCGCTGTCAGCCCAGCTAccagcttccttttctctgcctcCGGCATGCGGCCAAAGCGGATTGCTGCGAGGAGCAGAACCAGAGAATCAACACAGCCCCCATCTCCGCTCATAGGGGCTCCACCACCAGCCCTGCTTCCCACATAAACACCTTGGCTGGAACAAGACGGTTCCACCTGAAGTTCTGCCTGTGAATCCTTGGGATGAAGAATCGCTCATGGGGCAGATGGTCCCAGGGCACCtcaccagcagagccaggaacAACAGCGACACTCACCATTATGTGACATGCCCAACGAGAGGCATTTCTGGAAGCGGCAGTACTGGCACTTATTCCTGTTCTTCTTCTGAATCTTGCAGCTTCTCTCACACTTCTCATATTCCAGCTTCATGCGGATCGTCCGGCGGAAGAAACCCTGCACAGAGTGGGACATGGAGCAGGGGGACAAGGGAACAGCAGCCTTAGCACCCACACTTTAGGATCAGTCCAGCTTGTTAACCCCAAAGAGATTCATCCTCCACTGGGTGTTTTCAGCACAAACAGAGCCACGAGGAGAGGTGATGTGGTGGGAAATGGGGaagagtgtgtgtgtgatactgcatgcagccagcagggagggatggaggaacaGGCTGTGggccccagcctgcagcaaagTCTGGCAGGGCCTCACTGCTAATGCAGCCTTGCTGGCATCTGGTGCGGGGGAAGGAATTTTAGAGGTGCGGCCAAGCTGTGGCCAGCAATCCCAGCGGGATACACATGCAGCTCATGGCTgatctgcagcacagacagtCTTTAAAAGCAAACCCAAGGTCCTGGTGGAGGCAGAAGGATTTGCTttacaaaataaagcacaacGAGTTAAGAAGTGGGACACGTTGGTCTGACCCAGGCTGAACCCTGCGCTCCCCGGGGAGGACGCACCTTGCAGCCCTCGCAGGCATGGACGCCATAGTGGAAGCCCGAGGCTTTGTCTCCACAGACTCTGCACTCCACGTTCAGTGCCCCCGAGGCCGTCTCCTCACAGCCCATCTGCAGCTGGTCTgacagggagggagaggagctcTGCGAAAGGTCTGCAAACACACAACAGGATCCGtcctgagcagcagccacaAGCACAGCGTTGCATCCAACCCCACCTGAATGGGGTGTTTGGGTGGTTAACCTCTGAGATTAGGCACTGGCCGCAGGCTGATGCCATGTATGGAGCCGCAGCGCTGCCAGGAGCTAACAGACTCCACATCCATCAGTGCTGAGTTTGGAAGGACTCTGGAGCTTAATTTTAGGCGGTGAAACCCCTCCACAATTTTGCAAGGCAGCCAGCTTAACTCATATGGTCAGTTTGCACTTTTGCACTGAGGatttcaagaaacaaagaataGTTCTCAGCACCTGGGAGCCCTCCCCTCTTCAATATACACTCTCTGGGGTACAGCCCTCCCCCCTTCCTGGCCCCATTTCTATCTCCCaacccactgccaccacccGCGTGGtgactgcagaggaagaaataggTGCCTCCATGCTTTGGCTCTCAATGAATTGTTGCATGGGACCAATAGAAGCCCAGCTCTGTTCATGTGCAGGCCCTTCATTGTGAGTGTGGGGGATGTGGCTCCACTCACCGGTGTAGCTGCTCGAGGGCAGCGAGCTGTCTGGTCCTGCACTTGGGTCCGAGGCTCCGCTGGGCACCGTCActgcctcttcctcttcttcctcctcttccctgaCCTCAGGTACTTCCTCCTGTAGTTGTTCCATAACTGATCACCCCTCAGTGCCAAGACTGCAATCCCTGTCATAGCTCTGGCATCATCCGCGTCTATCCAAGATGGACCCTGCCAGTTGCACTAGCCTGTGGGCAGAGGAGAGCCAGTGTCAGTGCCATGGGAGCAGCCCCGCCGTCCTGCTCTGCTTCGTGTCCTTATCCATGATGACAGGCAGACCCTGGGGCTTCTTAAAGGCCGCTTTGCTGCTTGAAGCCCAGCAGACTGATGCTGGGACACcaaccagcccacagcccaCCCAGGGTCCAACGGCTCCACACCCCGCAGATCCCACAGCAGACGCTGCCCTGGGACACGTCCCCTGCAGCCGCCAGCAGCTCGTGCTGTCACAGTGGCAGCCAAGGACGGAGTTTGGAGCAGCCAGCACTACCGGAAAGGTTCAGATAGCACgcgctgcagctgccagcacggAGCTCAGCCCCACGCTGTCCTCAgcccaggggctgcagggagcacaaGCAGGACTCTGGGTCTGCaagccccagccccacactgtGAGAGTGACAGCTTCCTGCCAGCCCCCGCGCTCCCACTCCTTCCCGTTACAGCAGTGgtgtttattttcacttatCATGTTGTAAGCGGCCCCGGCTCCTCTGCCAAGAGCCATTCAACTGagcgtgctgctgctgcttgtacAGCTGCGGGGCTGAGCTCAGCCATGGGCCTGGCTGCACAACCCAGCTCATGTCCTAATCCAGGGTTTCCTGTGGGAGGGTTGGTGTGGGCCCCTTCTCCCCGTGTTTCCTCTCCCTGTTTGTGGtcacccatcccatcccctgcTGGTGCTGTTCCCAGTGCCCAGCAAACAGGTCCTGGTGGCACAGGGCTCCCTGGGCTACTTTGCTCTCCTGCAGCATCCTCCCCTCTGTTCCCAGCAACTGGCActtgtgctgcagccagctcctTGGGAAGCTGTCAGCATTGAACAAGGTCAAAtcagtgagcagcagctggtgccAAGGGGGAGGACAaaacctgcagaagagaagccCAATGTCAACATGCCACAAAGCCAGCAGCCAGGCACCCCTAAGGGCTGGTGCTGCATCACAGCCTGGGCCCACAGCTTGCTTCTCCTCTGCATACCAGGAGTTCAGAGCTCTAGGGGACAGGAACTGGGACTGTGGTGTTAcccagctctgtcagcagcagcagaggggcacaaGGCTCAATAAATGCTccctgcctgtgcctcctgggcagcactgagcaaccATTCAGGGCTGTGTTGTCCTTGGCCTCCACTCACGCAGTGGGGCACAACATGCAGGCAGGAAAACCTGTTTGCTGGAGATGGAGGGTAACAAGCTGAATCTGTTTAAAGtctatatataaataaatgcacacacatcagaaaaatgctttttgccTGGAATAGCTGTCAGTAGAGTAGGATGGCAGAAGGAGGTCCATGCAGGGCCTTGCACTCACGGGCAGCAGCAAGCTCCACAGACCCACCAAAGCAACTCCAAGGCTGTGCTCAGAGTTGATCTGGCTGCAGATGGCTGCACACACCCCAGGGGTGTGGGAGAACAGAGGGCAGGACACAtctgacagcaacagcaaactCCAGCAGAGGTGCCCCATGTGAGCGAGGGCAGGATAAGGATATGCATCCCACCCATGGACAGAGAAAAGCTTTCACCAGAAAGCTCCGAATATATTGTTTTAATATCTTCTTGCAGGCCAAGAGCAGAGGGGAGCTGCGGGAGCTGTTTGCACACCTGCCTTTCCCTGAGCCCTTCCCCTGTTTTCCAAACAAGGGAGATAAAGGGAGAGAGGAGGCATTAATTCCAGCCTTCagcagatgaaaagcagcagggaTTGTGCCCACACAGCAAGGTGCTGGGCACGGCCCTGTGTTGCTGCAGGGGATGTGCAGACCCCAAACCCTCCAACTTTGGGAGTGGAGGCAGCAACCAAACAGCCGCACACAGAGACCACCAAGACTTTACTTTCAGCTGAAGGATTGAGTGGAGTGTAAAGAACAAGCCAGCACTGGCTTGATTAAAATCAGTGCAACAGCTTCTTTGACTCTTTTTAGTGCTGGATTCTTCCGGCACGtgcagagagaacagagaacTGTGCCAGCGTCCAGGATACTTCATTCAGTCCTGGGCACCAGGGAGGCCCCCTCCTGCCAGCCCCAACAAAGGCGAGCCTTTGAGGGCAGAAAGTGTTTGCAGAGgatcacacagcagcagccatgagCACAAAGGGGACGTGCTGCCTCCCCACAGGCCCCCTGGTTCAGAGCAGGGTGGCTGAGCTCCATCCCCCTGACAGAGGGACAGTGGGGGACCCTGCACATCTCCAAAGGGTGACACCAGGGATGATGGGGTGGAGGGCAGAGGATGCCCAAAGGATCCTTCTCATCTCCAGGAGCTCCTTCCCCATTCGACACCTGCAACCCAACATTTTAGGGTGTGAGAAGCGCCCACTGCCCTGCAGGGcatgcaggagggctgcaggggaTGTGACAGAGCAGCCCAGTTCTGCACTGCTACTACAGCACTGCACATAGAGCACAGCATCACCAGAGCAGTCGTACACTCCAGCACAGACACTGAGGGGCTGGCAGCCACCAAATTAAAACAACTAAATGTTCACAATTAAGACTTGATCTTTAAAGCAGATGTAGTTTTGCTGAGGGCGAGCTCCAAAAAGAAGCAACCTCAGTGTGCTCACTGTGGTGGAGGGAGCTCTCCCACCTCTATACCCCTCCAGGAGAGAGCACAGTTGTTTCTCATACAGACAGGGTTGGAGGCAGCTCCGTGTTCAATCCCCATTGCTGCAGCGTCACCACGTGCGTGTCCTCCTTGGAAGATCGAAGTTCCCAGACAAAGTGCCAGAAATGGCCCAGACCTCCCAAGGGACAGCTCACAATGTCAACCTGCTCCAACAGTTGTTTGAGTGACCGTAGAGGAGGTCACAGGGGGCTGCGAAAGGAAATCAATCACCATGGAAGCacctctttgtgtctgtgctcatttggaaaacaaaatattagaCAAATTCATCCAGATGCAATGCCCTGTTGATCGtgcattcagcactgcatgGCGGCGTTCTCTCATGATGGAGCACACACTGAATAAACACACCAAGAAAATGAgcttatttccattaaaaaaaagtgattGCCTCTTACTGCCCATTATTTGCAGACATCCCTTGGATTGTGTCACCGCTTCCGAAGTCTGCTGATCTAGTACCAGTTTCTGTTCCTCCTCCTTCACGTCATCTACTGCTAATAAAAGCCAAATCAGAGCTAAGCAGATGCTGCAACACAGGAAAGGTAACCAAGTGCAGAAAACCAGGAGACGCAACCATTGTAAacatgtttggtttttgttcctgAAAGACCAGCACACCTCCTCATTAGCTAATGAGATCCCAGCAGTATTTACTACCCAAGTGTTTCCTCCCTCGCTCAGAAGCCTTGGCTGCAAGGCAGGCTCCGTGCAGGAATAAACGACTGGAGCTGGCGAGGCAGAGAAAGCACCTGCCCCAACACCATGGATGTCCCCTCCTTGTCTTCtcctccagtgctgctggctgctcttcacCAAGTATAACCCAGCCAACTAAGCATTGGGTGCTGCCTGAGCTGTGTTGATGCTAATCACTCAACAACATATGACAAAGAAGTACAGGAGATTCCCTTGCTTGCCTCAAGCTGCCAGTGAATCACACATCAGCCACATGCTACAACTCATCCACTTCCTGGATAACGAGGAAGAGAAATAAGTCAAAGAGTTGTGAAACTCACtggattcttctctttttgcatCACAGCTGTCCCCAAAACCAGGTCACTGCACTCCAAAAGGAACTTCCTGCTTTCTCACTAgtgctgggtttttttggggggcaAGAGCTGCAGGAGGGGCTGCTCTTCCCTTTCAATTCACCTTCCAGAAGCTGCAAAGATATCTCTGGCTCCAGGGGCTCCAAGACATCTGATGTGCTGCAAGACCTGTAGATGGCACATACTGTGTGAGTGTTCATGCCTCTGTGGGAGCCATCCCTACACAGCTCACCTGCTCTCCATGAAAGAGGCTCCCTGCCCTCTTCAGCCTTGGAGCTCCACAGCTTCCTTTTGTAGAAGGGTTGGCAGTAGGATGGGCAGCGAAGAGCTGAACACTCACCAGCTCTTATCCCAAGTTCTGCTTCGTGACCTGCAGCAAATCCTGCCACCCCCCATACCTCCATTTCCTTCAtcatcaataataataataatagagttctgcagtgcttccttCCTTGTCCTTTCCTTGCTACATTAGCTCACAGAGACGTCATGTTTTGGACCTCGATGCCAAGTGTCATTGTTTATTCCTGTATTATGGATTTGGACACCTGTTCCCAGTCACGCTCACAAGCCTTGCCTGCCCCAGGTCAGTACACCATGCTGCTCGTGACCATCTCCTCTGTCTGTACATTCCCATATTAAATGTTTCCAGGATTACTTTCAGCAAATAAACTGCCAAGTCTCACGCTGGAAACTGCCAGCTGAtatttgtgttttgctgttaaGTCAGGACAGCCCAGAGCGAGCAGGGGTTGTGTGTGGTTGACTGATGGGATGAGGAGCACAGCCAGGAAACAAGCAGCTATCAGAAAGGTGACACCATCTCAGCACTGGAAACTGCATAAATGTGTTGTCATTTGAGAAGACCATTAAGTCTGGTAACGAAAGAGGACCATCCTCACTCACACCAGGGCGCAGCAGAGGTGACATGACCTGTCCTGTAATGCTGGGCATGGCGCTGCCATGGGATGGTAAGCTGCTCTCAGCTGGGTGAGCAGCTTGGCTGCAGCATGCCTATACA
The genomic region above belongs to Excalfactoria chinensis isolate bCotChi1 chromosome 23, bCotChi1.hap2, whole genome shotgun sequence and contains:
- the PPARD gene encoding peroxisome proliferator-activated receptor delta isoform X2; this encodes MEQLQEEVPEVREEEEEEEEAVTVPSGASDPSAGPDSSLPSSSYTDLSQSSSPSLSDQLQMGCEETASGALNVECRVCGDKASGFHYGVHACEGCKGFFRRTIRMKLEYEKCERSCKIQKKNRNKCQYCRFQKCLSLGMSHNAIRFGRMPEAEKRKLVAGLTANEISCQNPQVADLKAFSKHIYNAYLKNFNMTKKKARGILTGKASSTPPFVIHDMDTLWQAEKGLVWKQLVNGIPPYKEIGVHVFYRCQCTSVETVRELTEFAKSIPSFIGLYLNDQVTLLKYGVHEAIFAMLASIMNKDGLLVANGNGFVTREFLRSLRKPFNEIMEPKFEFAVKFNALELDDSDLSLFVAAIILCGDRPGLMNVKQVEEIQDNILRALEFHLQSNHPDAQYLFPKLLQKMADLRQLVTEHAQLVQKIKKTETETSLHPLLQEIYKDMY
- the PPARD gene encoding peroxisome proliferator-activated receptor delta isoform X1, with translation MEQLQEEVPEVREEEEEEEEAVTVPSGASDPSAGPDSSLPSSSYTDLSQSSSPSLSDQLQMGCEETASGALNVECRVCGDKASGFHYGVHACEGCKGFFRRTIRMKLEYEKCERSCKIQKKNRNKCQYCRFQKCLSLGMSHNAIRFGRMPEAEKRKLVAGLTANEISCQNPQVADLKAFSKHIYNAYLKNFNMTKKKARGILTGKASSTPQPFVIHDMDTLWQAEKGLVWKQLVNGIPPYKEIGVHVFYRCQCTSVETVRELTEFAKSIPSFIGLYLNDQVTLLKYGVHEAIFAMLASIMNKDGLLVANGNGFVTREFLRSLRKPFNEIMEPKFEFAVKFNALELDDSDLSLFVAAIILCGDRPGLMNVKQVEEIQDNILRALEFHLQSNHPDAQYLFPKLLQKMADLRQLVTEHAQLVQKIKKTETETSLHPLLQEIYKDMY